The stretch of DNA TGGGACAGAATCAATAATGATTTTAACGCTGAATCTGCCGTTGTTTTTACCCGAGAACGTAGGATAGTTAGAGTATTTCTTGGTGCTTTCTGTTGTTATGTTGATGCATGGGCTGGCGAGAGCACCATTTCAATCACTGATATATTTCCTGTCCTTTCAAGGTTCGCTGCCTAATCTGGGTTATGCTTTAAGTTATATTCAAATTGTTTTTAGGCTTTTTTTAAATCAATTCAAAAAGGCCTATTTGGTATGCGCATTTTTATTCTCTTACTTACCCAGTTTGCTTATATTTTTCTAATCATCCTTTATATGGTATTTGGGATTTTATGTTTTTCGATTATACTCTATTAATATTTTTATTTCTGCAGTTTATGAATTTATTATTTGCCGGCCATGCATAAAACTCAAGCTATTGAAGAAAATACTGCTAAGCTATTATTCTCCATATCAAACTTTTCAATTTGCCACCGGACAAGGGCAAAACAAAAGAACAAGGCTAAAAAGGGCAGAAAAAGACCGGCCCTGTCAGGGTCGGCCTTTTTCCAAACTTGCTTAACTGAAATCCTATAACTAATCCTTTCTTACTAAGCTAAAACTATTAATATCCGTTTGTTATACTAAGGAGTCGGCTGCTGATTGGTTACCTGCGGGGTGGCGGGCTGCTGCCCCTGGGCCAGGCTCTGCTCATAAGCGGCTATCATTTTCTTCACCATGTTGCCGCCGACCGCTCCGTTTACCCTGGAGGGCAGATCGCCAAGATAACCCTGGTAGTTTTGAATACCCAATTCGGCTGCAGTTTCATATTTAAACTGGTCCATTGCATTGGCTGCCTGCGGTATTAATTTTCTGTTCCTGTTTTGTCCTTGTGCCATAAAAAAACCTCCTTAATGATGATTGTTTTTTGGTTTCTGGTGATGTTTTTATAATGTCCTTTATAACCACAAGTATGTGTGACACTATTTAGCGACCCAGGAACAAAAAAACCAAACTGCTATAATGCAACTTAGTAATATTTTAAAAGCAAAGGGACGGTTCCCACATGCTTCCTTCCTACTCCCTAGTTTAATAAATTAATGATCAATAGATGATCAAGAAATATCAAATCTAATTATTATTAAT from Desulfoscipio gibsoniae DSM 7213 encodes:
- a CDS encoding alpha/beta-type small acid-soluble spore protein; the encoded protein is MAQGQNRNRKLIPQAANAMDQFKYETAAELGIQNYQGYLGDLPSRVNGAVGGNMVKKMIAAYEQSLAQGQQPATPQVTNQQPTP